The following proteins are co-located in the Heliorestis convoluta genome:
- the flhA gene encoding flagellar biosynthesis protein FlhA, which yields MAQMEAPNQSFRYSDIVVAVAVLTTVIMMIIPLSPVILDMLLIFNITIAMLILLSTMFIKGTLEISVFPSLLLITTLFRLSLNVSSTRLVLLDGYAGQVIAKFGSFVLAGSVIVGFIIFLILVVIQFIVITKGSERVAEVAARFTLDAMPGKQMAIDADLNAGLINESDAKQRRKDIQREADFYGAMDGATKFVKGDAIAGIVIVIVNIIGGFIIGVLQRGMSIGEAASVYTLLTVGDGLVTQIPALLISIATGIIVTRAASEGNLGQDLTSQLFRRPKVLFIAAGLLALLGTIGLPPLPFFTISILLAILGYRMMKSEEKTAVAEVEKAQEEEMEEIKKPENVISLLNVDPLELEMGYALIPLVDAQQGGDLLDRVIMIRRQCALELGLVVPPIRLRDNMQLKPNTYSIKIKGVEVASGELLLDHYLAMSPGFEDDTISGIETIEPAFGLPAKWITTDIKDQAELAGYTVVDPPSVVATHLTEVIKSHAHEIMGRQDVQSLVDHVKQSHPAVVAELIPDLMTIGELQKVLSGLLKERVPIRDLVTIMESLADHARMTKDNDVLIEYARQSLARQIVKTYIVPGTNQLSVIALDPSLENQIRESIEQTEHGTYLALDPTQAQRILSALVSEVERVSQLGYQPIVLCAPIVRLYFKRLTERVVPQLTVLSYNEVGTNYEIQTIGMVS from the coding sequence ATGGCCCAAATGGAGGCGCCAAACCAGTCTTTTCGATATTCAGATATAGTAGTTGCTGTTGCTGTTCTGACGACGGTCATTATGATGATCATCCCTCTAAGCCCTGTTATATTAGACATGCTCCTGATCTTTAACATCACTATAGCCATGCTTATCTTGTTATCAACCATGTTTATTAAAGGGACTTTAGAGATATCTGTATTTCCATCTTTACTATTGATAACAACACTTTTTCGACTGTCCTTGAACGTTTCTTCTACACGACTCGTTCTTCTCGACGGATATGCTGGACAGGTAATTGCCAAATTCGGCTCCTTTGTTCTAGCCGGTTCTGTTATTGTTGGCTTTATTATTTTCTTGATCCTTGTGGTGATTCAATTTATCGTTATCACCAAAGGATCAGAGAGGGTAGCCGAAGTAGCGGCACGCTTTACTTTGGACGCTATGCCAGGGAAACAGATGGCTATAGATGCAGATCTGAACGCAGGTTTGATTAACGAAAGTGATGCCAAGCAACGGCGTAAAGATATACAGAGAGAAGCAGACTTTTATGGTGCTATGGATGGTGCAACTAAGTTTGTAAAAGGCGACGCCATTGCAGGGATTGTTATCGTTATCGTCAATATTATTGGAGGATTTATTATTGGTGTCCTTCAAAGAGGCATGTCCATCGGTGAAGCAGCCAGTGTTTATACATTGCTTACAGTCGGTGATGGTCTTGTTACGCAAATTCCAGCCTTATTAATCTCAATCGCTACGGGTATCATTGTCACGAGAGCTGCTTCCGAAGGAAACTTAGGTCAAGATCTTACCTCTCAGCTTTTTCGCAGGCCGAAAGTTCTTTTTATTGCCGCAGGTTTACTCGCCTTGCTTGGTACCATTGGCTTGCCCCCTCTTCCTTTCTTCACCATCAGCATTCTACTAGCTATCCTAGGCTATCGCATGATGAAATCCGAGGAAAAAACAGCGGTCGCGGAAGTAGAGAAAGCACAAGAGGAAGAAATGGAAGAGATCAAAAAACCAGAAAATGTAATCTCTTTATTAAACGTAGATCCTTTAGAATTAGAAATGGGTTATGCTCTTATCCCTCTTGTAGATGCTCAACAAGGCGGCGATTTACTGGATCGAGTCATTATGATTAGAAGGCAATGTGCTTTAGAATTAGGTCTTGTTGTACCGCCAATTCGTTTGCGTGATAATATGCAACTAAAGCCGAATACATACTCGATCAAAATAAAAGGAGTCGAAGTAGCTAGTGGTGAATTATTGCTCGATCACTATCTGGCCATGTCACCGGGCTTTGAAGATGATACAATCTCAGGTATAGAAACCATCGAGCCTGCCTTCGGCTTGCCCGCCAAATGGATTACGACAGACATAAAAGATCAAGCAGAGCTAGCTGGATATACTGTTGTAGATCCACCGAGTGTGGTAGCGACTCATCTAACAGAAGTTATCAAATCACATGCCCATGAGATAATGGGTCGTCAAGATGTGCAGTCACTCGTTGACCATGTAAAACAAAGTCATCCCGCTGTCGTGGCAGAACTAATTCCTGATCTTATGACCATCGGTGAACTTCAAAAAGTACTCTCAGGATTATTAAAAGAGCGAGTGCCCATTCGAGATCTGGTCACAATTATGGAATCTCTGGCTGATCATGCTAGAATGACGAAAGACAACGATGTATTGATTGAATATGCACGACAATCCTTAGCTCGTCAAATTGTAAAAACCTATATCGTACCTGGAACGAATCAATTATCAGTGATCGCTTTAGATCCATCCTTAGAGAATCAGATCAGAGAATCGATTGAACAGACAGAACATGGTACCTATTTAGCCCTCGATCCAACACAAGCACAGAGAATCTTAAGCGCTTTGGTTAGCGAAGTGGAGCGAGTCTCTCAATTAGGATACCAACCAATCGTGCTTTGCGCACCCATTGTACGTCTATACTTTAAGCGTTTAACAGAAAGAGTTGTTCCGCAGCTAACAGTTTTATCTTATAACGAAGTTGGAACGAACTATGAAATCCAAACAATTGGGATGGTGAGCTAG
- the flhF gene encoding flagellar biosynthesis protein FlhF, with amino-acid sequence MRVKRFVAKTMQEAMNKMKSEMGQDAVILHTRKIKEGGIMGFFAKEMFEVTGAIENIPVGAKKKATNPPKLQPVVEEALAALENDKTARSESWKDSKLLLPQKSNDDGVKKEISQMKTMMGEILQRLTRDKNELPSEFQQLQKELVDNEVDPKLAQNIITEIYREVGDTYKDQEFLLRQRLHDKIKKMLGTAKPFFTADGNRQEIFILVGPTGVGKTTTVAKLAATFSIVDKRKVGLITVDTYRIAAVEQLKTFGEIIGVPVDVVFTPDALDAAILRHRDKDLLLIDTAGRSYKNDEQIEELKGFADAYPHSKVMLVLSLATKYADLEKIIERFSFLNIDRYLFTKLDETNHYGSILNILHKTKKPVSYVTTGQNVPDDMEIADTNKLAKLICGETDL; translated from the coding sequence GTGCGTGTAAAACGTTTTGTTGCCAAAACGATGCAAGAAGCCATGAATAAGATGAAATCAGAAATGGGTCAAGATGCCGTAATTTTACACACTCGTAAAATTAAAGAAGGTGGCATCATGGGCTTCTTCGCCAAAGAAATGTTTGAAGTTACAGGCGCCATAGAGAATATTCCTGTTGGCGCAAAGAAAAAAGCGACAAACCCTCCAAAACTACAACCGGTCGTAGAAGAAGCCTTAGCAGCACTAGAAAATGACAAAACTGCGAGATCAGAAAGTTGGAAGGATTCCAAACTATTACTACCGCAAAAGTCAAACGATGATGGTGTAAAAAAAGAAATTAGCCAAATGAAAACCATGATGGGTGAAATTCTTCAGCGTCTGACAAGAGATAAAAATGAGTTACCGTCAGAATTTCAGCAGCTTCAAAAAGAGCTTGTTGATAATGAAGTAGATCCAAAGCTAGCCCAGAATATTATCACCGAAATATACCGAGAAGTCGGTGATACCTACAAAGATCAGGAGTTCCTTTTAAGACAAAGATTACACGATAAGATTAAGAAAATGTTAGGTACTGCAAAGCCATTCTTTACAGCTGATGGGAATCGCCAAGAAATTTTTATTCTGGTAGGACCAACTGGTGTAGGAAAAACGACAACGGTCGCAAAGCTTGCTGCTACATTTTCAATTGTTGATAAACGTAAAGTAGGCCTTATTACCGTTGATACTTACAGAATCGCAGCGGTAGAGCAACTAAAAACTTTTGGCGAGATAATTGGTGTACCTGTCGATGTTGTTTTTACACCTGATGCATTAGATGCGGCCATTTTACGTCATCGCGATAAAGATCTACTTTTAATTGATACAGCTGGAAGAAGTTATAAAAATGATGAGCAAATCGAAGAACTAAAAGGATTTGCTGATGCCTACCCCCACTCTAAAGTGATGCTTGTTTTATCTTTGGCAACCAAATATGCAGACTTAGAAAAAATCATCGAACGTTTTTCATTCTTAAATATTGATCGTTATCTCTTCACCAAATTAGATGAAACGAATCACTACGGATCGATTTTAAATATCTTGCATAAAACCAAGAAGCCTGTTTCATATGTTACAACAGGACAAAATGTTCCAGATGATATGGAAATCGCTGATACGAATAAACTTGCTAAACTAATTTGTGGAGAGACGGACCTATGA
- a CDS encoding MinD/ParA family protein, whose amino-acid sequence MKDQAEKLRIMMNNMRQQVEYEIEGKETPTRIICISSGKGGVGKSNLTLNLGLALVDYGQRVLILDADMGMANIDVILGKVPPYNLYHVIRGEKKLSEVVTTGPKGISLISGGSGIVELANLEAPDLDRFIEGLAELDGTVDVLLIDTGAGISRNVLSYIYAADELIVLTTPEPTAITDAYGLIKSVEMVQKKIPISLVINRVENEKEGNAVSQKLVVAVRQFLNRDITVIGYIPDDPIVSRSVKNQKPFYLQNENAGASLAISRLAATLCNAPSKTETHGTLTRLFHRMKSFFR is encoded by the coding sequence ATGAAAGATCAAGCAGAAAAACTACGTATCATGATGAACAACATGCGCCAACAAGTAGAATATGAGATAGAAGGAAAAGAAACCCCAACACGCATTATCTGTATTTCTAGCGGTAAAGGTGGCGTAGGGAAAAGCAACTTGACCCTAAACTTAGGATTGGCTCTCGTTGACTATGGCCAACGGGTATTGATTCTTGATGCTGATATGGGTATGGCTAACATTGATGTTATATTGGGAAAAGTACCTCCTTATAATCTCTATCATGTAATTAGAGGAGAGAAAAAGCTTTCAGAAGTAGTAACAACAGGACCTAAAGGAATTAGCTTAATATCAGGTGGATCTGGTATTGTAGAACTAGCCAATTTGGAAGCGCCTGATCTAGATCGATTCATTGAAGGACTCGCTGAATTAGATGGAACAGTAGATGTACTTTTAATTGATACAGGAGCAGGTATATCAAGAAATGTACTTTCTTACATATACGCTGCCGATGAATTAATTGTCTTAACAACGCCAGAGCCAACAGCGATTACGGACGCCTATGGTCTCATTAAATCTGTTGAAATGGTACAAAAAAAGATTCCCATATCACTTGTTATTAATAGAGTGGAGAATGAAAAAGAAGGCAATGCAGTTTCGCAAAAATTAGTTGTGGCCGTACGACAGTTTCTAAATAGAGATATTACTGTTATAGGTTATATTCCTGATGATCCTATCGTTTCTCGATCTGTAAAAAATCAAAAGCCTTTTTATCTCCAAAATGAAAATGCAGGCGCTTCCTTGGCCATTTCACGTTTAGCAGCTACGCTATGTAATGCACCTAGCAAAACAGAAACGCATGGTACCTTAACGCGCCTGTTTCACCGCATGAAAAGCTTTTTTAGATAA
- a CDS encoding protein-glutamate methylesterase/protein-glutamine glutaminase, with the protein MPVIKVLVVDDSAFMRKMISDMITSEPGMTVVGTARNGQDALQKLEQLAPDVVTLDIEMPILDGLSTLERIMSDKPLPVIMISSLTQKGAEATMQALQKGAVDFVPKPSGTISLDIHKVKEELLGKIKVAAVAKVRPKSLPHKKAFVPFGSSSTKPKIFPIPEKAYSSEVQEATVSTEKTTQHQGILNKIVLIGTSTGGPKALYEVIPKLPLTLDAAVLVVQHMPPGFTRSLAERLDANSPLKVKEAEHNEEIRPGVVYIAPGDYHLKVHRTEKPGFGKQLWVRLTQELPASGHRPSVNVMMSSVVENFWSKIVGVIMTGMGSDGTEGVRGIKERQGKTIAEDASTCIVYGMPKVAIESGNIDKVVPLTEMADEITKAIRER; encoded by the coding sequence ATGCCAGTTATTAAGGTATTGGTCGTTGATGACTCAGCCTTTATGCGTAAAATGATATCTGATATGATAACCTCTGAGCCCGGTATGACTGTTGTGGGAACAGCACGTAACGGTCAGGACGCATTACAAAAGCTTGAGCAGTTAGCACCAGATGTTGTAACTTTGGACATAGAAATGCCCATTCTCGATGGACTCTCCACTTTAGAAAGAATCATGAGTGACAAACCATTACCTGTGATAATGATCTCAAGTTTAACTCAAAAAGGTGCAGAAGCGACGATGCAAGCTTTACAAAAAGGTGCAGTTGACTTCGTACCTAAACCGTCAGGGACTATCTCACTGGATATTCATAAAGTGAAAGAAGAGCTTCTTGGCAAAATCAAAGTTGCTGCTGTTGCAAAAGTGCGTCCAAAATCTCTCCCTCACAAAAAAGCATTTGTGCCTTTCGGTTCTTCTTCCACAAAGCCAAAGATTTTTCCAATACCAGAAAAAGCTTATTCTTCAGAAGTACAGGAAGCAACAGTTTCTACAGAAAAAACAACGCAACATCAAGGTATATTAAATAAAATAGTCTTAATCGGCACTTCTACAGGTGGACCGAAAGCGCTCTATGAAGTGATCCCAAAGCTTCCTTTAACTTTAGATGCAGCTGTACTTGTTGTTCAGCATATGCCTCCCGGCTTTACCCGTTCGCTTGCAGAACGTCTTGACGCCAACTCACCTCTAAAAGTAAAAGAAGCCGAGCATAACGAGGAAATACGACCTGGTGTTGTCTACATAGCACCAGGAGACTACCATCTAAAGGTTCATCGAACAGAAAAACCAGGTTTCGGTAAACAACTATGGGTTCGTTTAACGCAAGAACTTCCTGCAAGCGGTCATCGACCTTCTGTAAACGTGATGATGTCATCAGTCGTTGAAAACTTTTGGTCTAAAATAGTTGGTGTAATCATGACTGGAATGGGCAGTGATGGCACAGAAGGTGTAAGAGGTATTAAAGAACGTCAAGGGAAAACGATTGCCGAAGATGCTTCCACCTGTATCGTCTATGGTATGCCAAAAGTAGCCATTGAATCAGGGAATATAGACAAAGTGGTTCCACTTACTGAAATGGCTGATGAGATTACAAAAGCCATTAGGGAACGCTAG